The sequence atcaaataatgaaataatattaataattgatacgaaatatactgagctctaagtgtttaaaacctgaccacatttctacgagtatttttctgatttgcacccctatatagaagtTTCTGATATGCACCcctatatacactgaaaataatccgCACATCAAGTCTACTAGAAATATCAAGTAGATaaacaaaataatgtttttacttcAGTTTATCGGACAACGATAATGACCATCGTACTAAACATGACTAGAAAGTGAAAGAATTATAACTATCACTGATTTTTCCTGTTTATTTTACGTGACATCCTCATATTAATTTATCTTGGTTCATTTTAACAGTCAAAGTCAGCGTTCATTTTTTTATGTGTGTAAAGTAGAGGTCAAAATGGCATGTATTGAAGACAGAATAGAAGAGCTTCTATCGGATTTAGGAATAACACAACAATTATTGGAGATATTCGATGGTAAGAATAGAATAGCAATGGAGTTGCTTATATTTATTCCAAACAGAATGTGGGATTGATTTTTCTGATTTGTTCAGCATCACAATTAATCAACTTCGCGAATATCTAGAACCAAAACAAACACCTTGGAAATATTCGGTGCTATGCGAATTAATTTCATCGTGGCGAATTCGAAATGTAAGTGgattttcgaaataattttgaataaacaTCGATTTCTTTTTTTAGGAGTCCAAAATCGTTACATTATTGACTTCACTTAAACCGGGATATCGTTTGCGGCTTACAGGcataattgaaactccagttgcATTGGATGATACATTTATGAAGACTAACAGCTTTCACTTTTTAAAGGTATCTGGAATCGAGTATTCACTCCCGTTGTTAGAGCCTGAAAGCAGTTTCCGACATGTTACTGGGTCCAAAGTAGTTCAATCGTGTTCATTAATAGAGACAAACACTTCGTTTAATCGATGGACCAATGGTGATTTATTGAGCGAGGtcgtgaataaaaatatctcgtATTGTCAACTTTCTCCAACTGTAGTAAGTGCCAATAGTAAGTACACACATAATGTGATGACGACGGAACAGACCAAAGCGCAAAATTATCTAACTGAATATTCTCATGCGAGTGAAACGATATCAACAGTTACTGACAGTGAAGGCAATTCGCATGATAATTCGTTATCAAATGGTACCGATTGGGTGATAGCAACTGGACATAATCAAACAAAAGCAACGTCAAAGTGTTTCCTCGTTATGTAAACAAAGCTCCTCCATTACCCAGTCATCTCACATAAGCAATatattttcaactaaaatgttaagAAAAGTTGTTAAATAGTTCCGAAGAAGGTAAAAACATTTTAAGGTGTGCTATAAAAACTGAGCTTTCTAAAGCTAAACAGCTTGAACTTTCCAGTATCATAGCAAAGCATCACATAAACAGTAAAAATAAGTTATTAACTGAGGATCTCCGAACATATGCTCTGGCTGTTACGTCGTTATTTAAGTTTGAACGATCGGTAAGCAGCAATTGATTGATATTAAAATatctagaaacatattctgtttaaaCAAAATACTGTTTTTATTTAGGAGAATTACTTCATTCCAAGGGGTGGAGATGGAAAAAATCACGGTGGAAAGATAGCCAACAATTTTGGCAATCTGAAACAAAGAAAACGGAAGCGAGAAACAAAGGAATACGAATATCAAGTAACCAAACGAACAGTAATTGATcctcaaaataaacaaaacgagGATGCTGAAGATGCCGCTGAATGGTTGAAGCTCAACAGTGAACCTTCGACTGTAGTTGTTGATCAGTGGAAAATTAGCTATGCTGTTCGTAAAAGAGACTTGCTGTCCCGTAAACGAATTCCTCATTTATTTAAGACATATCCGCAATATAGGCTTCAGCATGGATTTCAACTGGTAAGTCTCACAATGATATACAAAACAGTTACTGctacagttttgtttttttttattgagattgatattgattttcaaaaatcttttcCCGAAGCGAAAAACTGATTGATGCAATTACCAAACTTAATACCACGaattgcagcatatatttcCAAGAAAGCCTGCAATCCTTCTGCTGTGTATCTGTGTATGTGTACTGGAACGATTAactgatgacgacacaaataacGGTGAAATAACTGTTTTTGTgtactgtttttgaactagcatTACTTTTTATTATAGATAAGAAAATTTGCGCACTTTTACTGGCATTACATACCGTACTGTTACCAATTTCGGTAGCATCTCGTTTCAAACCCACCATTTTAGTTGGATAAGAGGACACGTTGATTTTCGTCGGTTCAAAAAAGAAAGCTCAATTGAAAATTCAAGAACAATCAAAGCTATGCTGAACTAAATATCCCAAtcgttccaaaattatttgcagtgggagaaaacttaattttaaaaattgactTGTTTGATAGTAATCCAATATCAGTTCACAAAATTGAAGAACAGTCCAGTTtctattttcgaataaaaaataattttaatgtcTAATGtaataaaaccaaacaataaatgtttataatgaataaaaaagtttgatGTTTTACTGTTATTTCGATAGTAGCATTACAATGATTTCTGAGACACCACATCGTGGAAATCCCATATGAACAAACATTAAATAACATACTTTTCACGAGTATATTAAATTACATTTATTAGTTCGTTATTTAGGTTTTACAAAAACACTTCGTATAAACTACTTGTAAAACAACGTAACTTTTGCGTGTAAGTTTTGTGACATGAGAGTTCATGAATTCATTTCGTTCTATCGGCTAACCCCATAAGGGCTACGTGAAAAGTTCAATGGAGAAAAACTACATATGTTTTCACGTAGTTTTGAAGTGTGGATTTATTTGAgtgtagaaaataaagatgtgttcctcatcaaattttttttaaagaaaacaccagatctggacattttatgcatttctaagatattcggcatcaaataaatttgttcttcagttttgtgtttttttacgcggatttccgaagttttttacAAGCTTTTTACGcattacgtatcccccgcgaaaaaaaatatctcagtGTATTACTTTTACGATACGAGTCGTTTATTTCAGTGCGTCAATCGTTCGAAATTTtttcagttcaaattaaaaaatttttttcacgtgAGTTTGCTCAATCCATATTGAAAATACAAAGTTTGGCTCTTTGGCACTTCTATAACATACACTCTtatcagccgctacctaattatgggtcaaaacctacccaaaatcaactaaagttcaTCTCCCCATTTTTAGGTAACGAaagatgacctcaaaatttaggttttCATGGCAACTTTGGCCAAGCTAGCTACCCATTTTTtccgatcaagtcaaagtttgggTAGATAACGATTTAATTTTGAGTAGCTTATAGAAGAACTCGACAATGAGTGAATCTCCTCAAAAAATAAgtcaactcgattttcagtgtaTTATGTTTTTCGTTACCGAACAATATTCTGTTTCCTACAAGTCGTAAATAAATATGTTTTCTTGGATgatgatggacacggactttcaagcgctgctttcgaaaaaaaacgtgtttgaaGTTTATTACCTattaaatcgaaggaaacaatttatttttctggggagcacatttcaagaatgttttgtcaaattttcaagtcaggTATGAGATAAGCGAAGACAGAAGCGAAAAACTTCCTTGACATATTTCACAGAatgttcttgaaatgttttgctatatgaaaatacaaagaaaaaaataaattatttttcaaaagttttagatCCCATCCGCTCCTTAAGataacaattgtttttttttttttcagaatgtcCCCGCTTTGCCCTCTTTTTCCATACTCATTGACATCCAATCAAGTGAACGCACAAATAATCATTAGGTTTTCTACCGTCACTGCAAACCTCAATTTGTTGACAATTCAGTAGTAGTGCTCGTAAAGCAATTTTATTCGACATAAGACAGACGTAGAGCAAAGCCCATGGAGGCAGTACTACCGAAGAGTCACGGATATATGCTTGTACATTTGttacgtcacgataaaaaaaatctaatcattGTATTGTCTTACAATAAGTCTTCACAAGATAACGTAAAAATGCACTCGTGATTAATAAAGTTCGTGTTTGACAGTTATCGGAGGTTTGTTTGCATACTCAATTACACACGTTGAATCGAAAAGAACATGTAAACACACCACTGGTAGCTGCCAAACGACATGTACCCTACTCATTTTGTTAGATGTAGCCATGTTCGTGTAAATCCTTAGCCATCCTCAATATCGTGCGGAAATACCAGAATTGTCAATCGTTAAAACCTGAAAACAATCGTGAGGATAGTAGCAGACAAAAACACGTAATATAACATCACACGATAATCATTCGGTATCATTGGCATAATCGTCTGGGTTTTTCATTATCGGAATACATTACCAATCGTAAGAATGAAGAAAGGATAAAGTATTGGAATGGAATTAAATTTCAACTGCACCAAATCTGTTCAAACTATTCGAATAATGAGTACGCATTTGTGTCTCCTGGACATTCCGCTTAACGATGACCTAATATTTTCCTAAAAAGCCGAGCTCTGGAAAGATGCAAAATCCAGACAAACCAAATCGAACAACCTTTATGTTAAGAAAttcattgattcattttatctgtggtcttatttgtgtaatgattcaACAGAGTTTATTGTTCAAATGAACTTTATCAGTTTTATATCTCATAAACCAGAGCTGGTTTTTCAACCGCTTTCtggtcctatgtgcggggttgggaatcgaacccaggtgggctgcgtgaaaggcatcgattaacccatcacgctatacccgtccccctgaCTGCCTAGTCTATAAATTCAAAGTTGTAGGgctattatcatttagataaagtTAGTTcactgaaattgtttgtcaataaATTGACAGGAACTTACAAGTAAAATGTTTGTTAGTTTTATCAaactatttattgaaacaaattaatccacTGAGAAATATCAAATATCTAGTTTTGTTGTTCTTTTACCACTATTTTCTTTTGCCACtatttcaatcaaataaatcGTTACTTGGAACCCAATTGTAGTTACAtttacaaaaattttctctgggtGTAATacttgaattgttttttttgttgcataCCTTGACGACGATAAATTATGGAACAGAGTTGCGGATTGCAAGGAATGGAAACAATGTTTGAGATGAAAATAAAGGAAATGTcattatttaaaaatatatatgaaGTTTTGAATGACATTTTTCGAAAGTAGCTTAGATccgtaattttaataatattgaTGTGGGactaataaatatataaatccaTTTTGATTTATCTCTTTCCCTAATTGTCCATGCCAATATAAAAGGGTAGCTTAGCCAATACTAAATTTCACAtcgcgatttttttcaaaattgctaAAGCACAAATATCAATTTACCtatggatttttaataatttttttagatcagatagatttttggttccagaagtactgaaaattgtgatcaaacaTTTGAAATATGAACATAGTTTCTCatagatggtttaaccgattttttgtaagcttagattcaaatcaaaggtcttatggtttgattcgaataaaaaagtttgtatTAAATTTGGACCGAATGCGACTTTCGGCTCCGGCATTATTAGAGAATCagtgttgaaaaatttgtaaaGTGGCGACACAAAGAGCGTAAAACTTTTTAAACTGTGCTAAAAACTAAAACTACTTGATCAAATCTAAATTAATTTCTAAATTGGATCTTGCATCAATTTCTTATAGAGTAattccaaaattcagaaattgtgTCCAAGAAAAAGTTGCAGAAAATCGCAGCAAATCATACACTGAAAAGAGTGgaaaaatttttcaagaacatgaaaaataatattgaaaacaaaatgttgCCTATGTATTTTCTTCTGATACTTTTGTTTCAATCGTGGAAAAACAGGAAAACGActgtctcagtcttataatacaaacgaatgtttacgtttcgcattcagctcatcagtgcattagcagattatgttgactgctaatgccacctcgcggatcaacataatccgctaagcagacgtaaagtcattgctatttacaacgcacttatttacaccgaagtgctatgtctatcctgacgtcccaggcgaaaacaaatttacgactttatggccgcaaacatattttagtcatttttgttttggtacctcgtgggtaccgatttgtgcagaagtgcacatgactgttttgattagtttacgtttcgcattcagctcatcagtgcattagcagattatgttgactgctaatgccacctcgcggatcaacataatccgctaagcagacgtaaagtcattgctatttacaacgcacttatttacaccgaagtgctatgtctatcctgacgtcccaggcgaaaacaaatttacgactttatggccgcaaacatattttagtcatttttgttttggtacctcgtgggtaccgatttgtgcagaagtgcacatgactgttttgattagtttacgtttcgcattcagctcatcagtgcattagcagattatgttgactgctaatgccacctcgcggatcaacataatccgctaagcagacgtaaagtcaaatgactaaaatatgtttgcggccagaaagtcgtaaattcgttttcgcctgggacgtcaggatagacatagcacttcggtgtaaataagtgcgttgtaaatagcaatgactttacgtctgcttagcggattatgttgatccgcgaggtggcattagcagtcaacataatctgctaatgcactgatgagctgaatgcgaaacgcaaactaatcaaaacagtcatgtgcacttctgcacaaatcggtacccactaggtaccaaaacaaaaatgactaaaatatgtttgcggccataaagtcgtaaatttgttttcgcctgggacgtcaggatagacacagcacttcggtgtaaataagtgcgttgtaaatagcaatgactttacgtctgcttagcggattatgttgatccgcgaggtggcattagcagtcaacataatctgctaatgcactgatgagctgaatgcgaaacgtaaactaATCAagacagtcatgtgcacttctgcacaaatcggtacccacgaggtaccaaaacaaaaatgactaaacgaatgttgtttactgtccgacaTTTCGACCTTTTTTGTAGGTCTTTTTCAAGGAAGATAAAGTCTATATTTATAGtcaaaatgttatttttgttttaagctCACTATtatacagataaaaatatttgtgaatttacatacattttcatgcacatatttgaagtTTACAATTGAGTGCACAGTTACTTTACAGTTTTTTAATTGTCATTGTTGTGCGCACCCCTCGTGCGACAACGCGCCGAACGAAGAGCAACCCTGATCTGATGGTGACTACTGACAAGCGAGAGAAACGTCACTAAGCGGAAACGTTAAAAAAGGAAATTAAGTGTGCTGATACCATCTAAGATTGACGGTACCAATACCTCtaataatattaatttatcTTTGGTAATTAACTCGTGCTCAAACCGCGAAGTAAGTTAGCAAGAAAACTAAATTGGACTGACTAATTTGATTATATTCGTTTATAACGGTAGAAAGCTGCAGTTGTAACCGGTTTAGCTACGTGCGCTACAATACAGTGCGCTACTACGTTAAGGTATATTAAATATTGAGTTGAATTATATCATTCTAAGGAATTAATTAAATGTAGGCTAACAACATCGAGGCTCTCCGATAGCCTTTCTTGTCCTGGACGACAAGATATAGAAACTTACAAAACGTGAGTCTTAAGTGTGTCATAACCTAGAATGAATTCATTATTACACTATGTTACAGGAAAATTTAATTCACCGCGAATAAAGAATTTAAATTACGGAAATAGTTTCCCTTTCTCGTTGCTGGAACAACATCTTAAATTTTCGTTTTTGGACAAGCCGTTACATGATGCCCGGACAAAACCAACGATCAGCAGTACCGGATCAAAACTGTGGTGCTTGTGATTTACCTGACGACAGTAGAATGGTGAGCTGTGACGAATGCCATGCGTGGTTTCACTTTACCTGTGTCGGTGTTACTCAAGAAATCGAGGATCATAGTTGGAGTTGCTCGAAGTGCGCAAATGATTCCAAGAAAGATGAACACGACACAGGTGACGATTCGACGGCAAACAATAGCACTGACCCGCAACCTATGCCAAACCCATCGTTATCAGGTACATCGAAGGTACAATTAGCCGAATTACAATTACAACTGCTAGAAGAAGAGTACGCGCTCGAGCGAAAGTTCTTACAAAGGAAGTATGAACTTTTAATGACGACCAAAACAGGGAATTTAGGAACAGACAGCACCATCTTGCCACCGCGGCATCAGTCATCTCCTCTACCGCCGCGGCTAATAGCGCCTTTTCTCAATCCCGTGAATCCGTTACTCGATACAGCCACAGTGAATGATACAGCATTGCTCAACCAAAGCCAAATTGCTGCACGTCACGCCGTATCAAAAGAGCTACCAGTCTATAACGGCAACCCTGAAGAATGGCCACTATTTTTCGCGACCTTCGAAAACACAACAAAGCTTTGTGGATACACTCCTGAGGAAAACATGGCGCGATTGCAACGATGCCTCAGAGGTAAAGCACTAGACGCCGTCCGCTGTCAGCTCCTGCACCCTTCAAATTTGGGGCACGTCTTGTCGACACTCAAAATGTTATTCGGACGACCAGAAATTATTGTCTATTCACTGGTTCAGAAAATCAATCATATTCCATCGCCACGAGCAGATAAGCTAAACTCGATCGTCGATTTTGCGCTAGCTGTGCGAAACATGGTAGCCACAATACAGGCATGCAATCTAGAAGAACATCTTTGCAACATTACCCTGTTGCAGAGCTTAGTAGATAGATTGCCTTCAATGATAAAGCTCAACTGGGCGACTCATCGTCAAAACATGAAACGAGTCACTCTAATCGAATTCAGCGACTGGTTATATGCGCTAGCAGAAGCAGCAAGTGCGGTGACAGTGCCTCCCTTGATTAATACTACCGAAGCTAATCATCGACGGGGAAGAAATGACGACGGATTCGTACATGCACATACGGTAACCGAGACGGGGCCGTCTTCACAAGAATTCGATGGCACAAATTGCATAATCTGTCAGGGTAGTTGCCCGACAGTAGGTCACTGTAAGCAGTTCTTAAGACAAGACCACTCTTCTCGTTGGGCTCTTCTAAGGAACCACAAATTGTGTCGTTGTTGTCTAAAGTTGCATAAAGGACTGTGCAAATTCAGTAAACAATGCGGGAAAGACGGGTGCCCATACAAGCATCACCAGCTGCTTCATAACGATGCCAAGGACAAGTCGAATCAACACAACCGCAGTGATGCCCAACCGACTGAAACACAATCGATTATGCATAGCTCAACCGAGTTAGGTTCAAACAACTTCAATTGCAATACTCATCGTACGTGCGAAAAGTCAGTGTTGTTTAAATACATTCCAGTAATACTATACAATCAAGGGCGATCCATTAATACGTACGCCTTCTTAGATAGTGGATCCTCACTTACGTTACTAGAAGAGAGTCTAGCATCCGATTTAAATCTTCAAGGAGAAAGGCACCCTCTATGCCTTCGGTGGACTGCCGATACGTGTCGCTATGAAGATTCAGCGATCAAGACCTCCGTTGATGTATCCGGAATACGAAGCGCAGATAAGAAGTATCGTCTCTCCGATGTTTATACAGTAAAGGAGCTGAAGCTGCCTCTTCAAACCTTACCAGTGGAGAGGCTTGCCAGAAGTCATGCTCACCTTAAGGGAATACCGGTCGACTCATACGTTGACATACAACCTCGAATACTAATCGGTGTAAATAACACCCATGTCGTGCATTCACTAGACAGTCGCGAAGGGAACGAGCACGAACCGATAGCGACCAAAACTCGGCTTGGATGGATTATCTACGGTACCAGTCTGACGCATACTGCCCGTAGTAGCGATCCCATAGTTAACTTTCATTTATGCTCACACTCTTACGGAGGCAATTCGTCAAATGATGACGCTCTCGACGATGCCGTAAAGAAATACTTTGCATTAGAAAGTCTGGGAATTACAAAGTCGCAAAAGGCAATGCTTTCGACCGAAGACGAAAGAGCTCTGAAAATTCTCCGTTCTACAACGAGTCTCTGCCATGGTCGTTACCAAACGGGCCTCCTGTGGAAATACGACGATGTAAGGCTACCGAATAGCAAACCACTAGCCGAGCGACGACACCGTTGCCTGATGAAAAAGCTGCAACGCGACCCCGAACTGTTGAATATACTGAAGTTAAAAATGAATGATTATCTGGAAAAGGGATATATTCGCAAGCTCTCAAGCGAAGAATCCATGATGAACAACGATCGTATATGGTATCTACCCATATTTCCCgtatttaatcgaaataaaccGGGCAAAGTACGCGTAGTATGGGACGCTGCGGCTTCGACAGGAGGCGTCTCGTTGAACtcagtccttctaaaaggcccAGACCTCTTAACATCCTTACTATCAGTACTGCACAAATTTCGGGAGCGGCGAGTCGCGATATCCGGTGATATACGCGAAATGTATCACCAAGTCGTTATAAACGATGGTGATCAGCACTGTCAACGATTCATGTGGTGCGAGGATGACGAGGCAGGGGAGCCTAGCGAGTACATCATGAAAGTAATGACCTTCGGGGCTACGTGCTCGCCCAGCAGCGCTCAGTTCATCATGAACGAGAACGCGACACGATTCGAGCAACAATTTCCGTTAGCGGTTGATGCGATCAGACGTAGGCATTATGTTGACGACATGCTTGCAAGCGTCGACACCGAAAATGAAGCGATTCTGCTCGCGTCAAACGTTCGTTTCATTCATCAGCAAGGAGGCTTCGAGATGCGAAACTGGATGTCAAATTCATCAACGGTTCTAAGAGCACTTGGTACTGCACGAAGAAATGATAAGAACATGGACATGGATTCCAGCCCATGCTTTGAGAAAGTGCTAGGAATGTGGTGGAACACCGAGAATGACGTTTTTCGATATAAACTGTCAACTGATCGTAACCGCGAACTGCTCTCTGGAAAGGAAATACCGACCAAACGCGAAGTTCTCAGAACGTTAATGTGTACCTACGACCCCCTCGGTCTGATCGCAAACTACATGATGCCTTTGAAGATACTTCTCCAAGAAATTTGGAGGGCCGGCACGGGCTGGGACGAGCGAATTGGTGACAGAGAATTTGCAAAGTGGAATTCATGGTTGAACATGTTGCCGTACATTGAATCAGTGCGAATTCCTAGGTGCTACTATACCCCTAACGCTAACAACAGCCGACAGATAATCGAGCTACATACGTTTGTAGACGCCAGCGAGTCCGGAATGGCAGCAGTGTCGTACTTCCGCTTTGTAACAGAGAATCAAATATACTGCGTACTAGTTGGCTCCAAAACTCGAGTGGCACCGTTAAAATTTGTCTCAATTCCTCGTCTTGAACTTCAAGCAGCCGTCATTGGTGTGAGACTAGCTCAAAGCATCCTACAGAATCACACCTACGAAATTGCCCACCGTTATTATTGGACTGACGCACGTGACGTCATATGCTGGCTGAAGTCTGATCACCGGCGCTATTCACAAttcgttggttttcgtgtgggaGAAATCTTAGAATCCTCAAACACGACGGAATGGAGATGGCTGCCCGGCAAACTGAACGTTGCAGACGAAGCTACGAAATGGCAGCATTTACCATCATTCGACGACAGTAATCGCTGGTTTCGAGCACCACCGTTTCTTTGGAAGCCGCACGCCGACTGGCCCGTATCGTCGGTTAACGAGTGGACATCGACAGAGGAGATTCGAACAAACCTGTTGCATCATTCTGAGAGCCCGATTAGCGATATATTGGAGCCAAAAAATTATTCCAGCTGGAAACACTTAATTCGATTAACTGCCTTTGTCCGTCGATTCCCGTTGAACGTCAGGCGGAGAAAGATAGGAAAGTATCCGGTAACAGGTCCTCTCACCAGCGATGAACTATCGGACGCTGAGAAGTTCCACTACAAGCGAATCCAACAGCAGTGTTTCAGtgcagaaatgaaaattttgtctTCGCCTAAAAAGGAAACAGGAGAAAAAAACTTATCCAAACGTAGCGTCCTTTATAAAGTCTGTCCATTTGCGGATAATGACGGTATCTTACGCATTCACAGTCGTATTGATGAAAGTGATTACGCCGGAAAATATACGAGGCATCCTATTGTTCTACCGCGAGATCATCCGGCTACCAACCTAATCCTGCAAGAAATACATAATCGTTACCACCATCAATGTCACAAAACATTTATTAATGAAGTCAGCAGAAAATTCTACATCGCGCGAGTTCATGTTGCATGCTGGAGAATCCGACGCGAGTGTCAACGCTGCAAGATTCGGTCCGCGCGTCCTCAGCCACCAGCAATGGGAAATCTACCGAAAGCT comes from Malaya genurostris strain Urasoe2022 chromosome 3, Malgen_1.1, whole genome shotgun sequence and encodes:
- the LOC131434122 gene encoding uncharacterized protein LOC131434122, with product MLFGRPEIIVYSLVQKINHIPSPRADKLNSIVDFALAVRNMVATIQACNLEEHLCNITLLQSLVDRLPSMIKLNWATHRQNMKRVTLIEFSDWLYALAEAASAVTVPPLINTTEANHRRGRNDDGFVHAHTVTETGPSSQEFDGTNCIICQGSCPTVGHCKQFLRQDHSSRWALLRNHKLCRCCLKLHKGLCKFSKQCGKDGCPYKHHQLLHNDAKDKSNQHNRSDAQPTETQSIMHSSTELGSNNFNCNTHRTCEKSVLFKYIPVILYNQGRSINTYAFLDSGSSLTLLEESLASDLNLQGERHPLCLRWTADTCRYEDSAIKTSVDVSGIRSADKKYRLSDVYTVKELKLPLQTLPVERLARSHAHLKGIPVDSYVDIQPRILIGVNNTHVVHSLDSREGNEHEPIATKTRLGWIIYGTSLTHTARSSDPIVNFHLCSHSYGGNSSNDDALDDAVKKYFALESLGITKSQKAMLSTEDERALKILRSTTSLCHGRYQTGLLWKYDDVRLPNSKPLAERRHRCLMKKLQRDPELLNILKLKMNDYLEKGYIRKLSSEESMMNNDRIWYLPIFPVFNRNKPGKVRVVWDAAASTGGVSLNSVLLKGPDLLTSLLSVLHKFRERRVAISGDIREMYHQVVINDGDQHCQRFMWCEDDEAGEPSEYIMKVMTFGATCSPSSAQFIMNENATRFEQQFPLAVDAIRRRHYVDDMLASVDTENEAILLASNVRFIHQQGGFEMRNWMSNSSTVLRALGTARRNDKNMDMDSSPCFEKVLGMWWNTENDVFRYKLSTDRNRELLSGKEIPTKREVLRTLMCTYDPLGLIANYMMPLKILLQEIWRAGTGWDERIGDREFAKWNSWLNMLPYIESVRIPRCYYTPNANNSRQIIELHTFVDASESGMAAVSYFRFVTENQIYCVLVGSKTRVAPLKFVSIPRLELQAAVIGVRLAQSILQNHTYEIAHRYYWTDARDVICWLKSDHRRYSQFVGFRVGEILESSNTTEWRWLPGKLNVADEATKWQHLPSFDDSNRWFRAPPFLWKPHADWPVSSVNEWTSTEEIRTNLLHHSESPISDILEPKNYSSWKHLIRLTAFVRRFPLNVRRRKIGKYPVTGPLTSDELSDAEKFHYKRIQQQCFSAEMKILSSPKKETGEKNLSKRSVLYKVCPFADNDGILRIHSRIDESDYAGKYTRHPIVLPRDHPATNLILQEIHNRYHHQCHKTFINEVSRKFYIARVHVACWRIRRECQRCKIRSARPQPPAMGNLPKARLAAYVRPFSYIGVDYFGPMTVVIGRRSEKRWGVLITCLTTRAIHIEIAHSLSADSCIMAIRNCISRRGTPVQIVSDRGTNFIKADKELKKGLAGLDQERMIAELTTPETSWTFNPPASPHMGGCWERLIQSVKRVLAEIRPTRPPSDEVLRNTMLEIENIINSRPLTQVPIDHESSPALTPNHFLVGSSSGSKPLVPHDDSASALRQSWKVSQILANAFWKRWVVDYLPTITRRTKWFDHVKPIAVGDIVIIVDPNSPRNCWPKGRIISVKPSKDGQVRSATVQTATGIYERPAVKLAVLDVGANRSNLNQGPTTRGDCCAHPSCDNAPNEEQP